One genomic region from Aliarcobacter cryaerophilus ATCC 43158 encodes:
- a CDS encoding catalase codes for MKKTMTTTGGNPIADNQNSLTAGERGPVLLQDYQLIQKLAHQNRERIPERVVHAKGSGAFGELEITEDISKYTKAKVLQKGEKTKLLLRFSTVAGERGAADAERDVRGFALKFYTKEGNWDLVGNNTPVFFVRDAYKFPDFIHTQKRDPQTNLRSNTAMWDFWSLSPESIHQVTILMSDRGLPKSFRNVNGYGSHTYSLINSKNERFWVKFHFKTLQGIETITNKEAATIVGNDRESNQRDLFENIEKGNFPKWSFEIQIMSDEQAKKCSFNPFDLTKVWPHGDYPMIKVGTMTLNENHKNYFAQVEQASFSPSNIVPGISYSPDKMLQARIFSYPDAQRYRVGTHYEDLPVNRPIVEVNTYNLDGSMNYKVKEPTKAFYEPNSFDGPIEDKNYLEPDLDLQGSASRYDHRVGNDDFSQVRALFNLMSQNQKEQLFSNIKDAMATVPRNIIDRQIALFEKVHPDYASGVKKALGI; via the coding sequence ATGAAAAAAACTATGACAACGACAGGTGGAAATCCAATTGCTGATAATCAAAACTCGCTAACAGCAGGTGAGAGAGGACCAGTATTATTACAAGATTATCAATTAATTCAAAAATTAGCACACCAAAATAGAGAGAGAATTCCTGAAAGAGTAGTTCATGCAAAAGGAAGTGGAGCTTTTGGAGAGTTAGAAATTACTGAAGATATTTCAAAATATACAAAAGCAAAAGTTTTACAAAAAGGTGAAAAAACAAAATTACTTTTAAGGTTTTCAACAGTTGCAGGTGAAAGAGGTGCTGCTGATGCTGAAAGAGATGTAAGAGGTTTTGCTCTTAAATTTTATACAAAAGAGGGAAATTGGGATTTAGTTGGAAATAATACACCAGTATTTTTTGTAAGAGATGCTTATAAATTTCCTGATTTTATACATACTCAAAAAAGAGATCCTCAAACAAACTTAAGAAGTAACACTGCAATGTGGGATTTTTGGAGTTTAAGTCCAGAGAGTATTCATCAAGTTACAATTTTAATGTCAGATAGAGGATTACCAAAATCATTTAGAAATGTAAATGGATATGGTTCTCATACGTATAGTTTAATTAACTCTAAAAATGAGAGATTTTGGGTTAAGTTCCACTTTAAAACTCTTCAAGGAATAGAGACTATTACAAATAAAGAAGCAGCTACTATAGTTGGAAATGATAGAGAATCAAATCAAAGAGATTTATTTGAAAATATCGAAAAAGGAAATTTCCCAAAATGGAGTTTTGAGATTCAAATTATGAGTGATGAACAAGCAAAAAAATGTTCATTTAATCCATTTGATTTAACTAAAGTTTGGCCTCATGGTGATTATCCAATGATAAAAGTTGGAACAATGACTTTAAATGAAAACCATAAAAACTATTTTGCACAAGTTGAACAAGCTTCATTTAGTCCATCAAATATAGTTCCTGGAATCTCTTATTCTCCTGATAAAATGTTGCAAGCAAGAATATTCTCATATCCAGATGCTCAAAGATATAGAGTTGGAACTCACTATGAAGATTTGCCTGTAAATAGACCAATTGTAGAGGTAAATACATACAATCTTGATGGAAGTATGAACTATAAAGTAAAAGAGCCTACAAAAGCATTTTATGAACCAAATAGTTTTGATGGACCTATTGAAGATAAAAATTATTTAGAGCCAGATTTAGATCTACAAGGATCAGCTTCTAGATATGATCATAGAGTTGGGAATGATGATTTTTCACAAGTAAGAGCTTTGTTTAATTTAATGAGCCAAAACCAAAAAGAGCAACTCTTTTCAAATATAAAAGATGCAATGGCGACAGTTCCTAGAAATATTATAGATAGACAAATTGCACTTTTTGAAAAAGTACACCCAGATTATGCTAGTGGTGTTAAAAAAGCTTTAGGAATATAA
- a CDS encoding ankyrin repeat domain-containing protein, which yields MDVSQEELKRYEELQVFALDFARQNKTQDLKAMLEAGMSVNLEDHKGNTLLMLASYNGNFETTKMLLEFGAEVDKKNDKGQTPLAGVCFKGYFDIAKILVEAGANIHENNGLGTTPLMFATIFGNTQIVEYLNKQDKNRSFKSKIYLLFSKFIRVFRKNR from the coding sequence ATGGATGTTTCTCAAGAAGAGTTAAAACGATATGAAGAGCTTCAAGTTTTTGCTCTTGATTTTGCAAGGCAAAATAAAACACAAGATTTAAAAGCAATGCTTGAAGCTGGAATGAGTGTCAATTTAGAAGACCATAAAGGAAATACTCTTTTGATGTTAGCTTCATATAATGGAAATTTTGAAACTACTAAAATGCTTCTAGAGTTTGGGGCGGAAGTAGATAAAAAAAATGATAAAGGACAAACACCACTAGCTGGTGTTTGTTTCAAAGGTTACTTTGATATTGCAAAAATACTTGTTGAAGCTGGTGCAAATATTCATGAAAATAATGGTTTAGGTACAACTCCACTTATGTTCGCAACTATTTTTGGAAATACACAAATTGTTGAGTATTTAAACAAACAAGATAAAAATAGAAGTTTTAAATCAAAAATATATCTACTTTTTTCAAAATTTATTAGAGTTTTTAGAAAAAATAGATAA
- a CDS encoding DoxX family protein → MNSCENKLSCMLNEDIGKLILRVSIAGLMLFHGFFKLFNGIDGIKFLVTQAGLPEFFAYGVYLGEIIFPILIIIGLFTRISSLFFALTMVFAIFLAHSNDIFALGKSGGPVIELALIYLLASISIMFIGAGKFSLDAKCTKKCNK, encoded by the coding sequence ATGAACAGTTGTGAAAATAAACTATCTTGTATGCTAAACGAAGATATAGGAAAACTAATTTTAAGAGTAAGTATAGCAGGACTTATGCTATTTCACGGATTTTTTAAGTTATTCAATGGAATAGATGGAATTAAATTTTTAGTTACTCAAGCTGGATTACCAGAATTTTTTGCCTATGGTGTATATTTAGGAGAGATTATATTTCCTATTTTAATAATCATTGGATTATTTACTAGAATTTCATCTTTATTTTTTGCTTTAACTATGGTTTTTGCTATATTCTTAGCTCATAGTAATGATATTTTTGCTTTAGGAAAGAGTGGTGGACCAGTTATAGAGCTAGCTTTAATTTATCTTTTGGCTTCTATTTCTATTATGTTTATTGGAGCTGGTAAATTTAGTCTTGATGCTAAATGTACAAAAAAGTGTAATAAATAA
- a CDS encoding superoxide dismutase, which produces MKHELMKLPYASLAPLMSDETLEYHHGKHHNTYVTNLNNLIAGTKFEEMSLEEIVKNSEGGLFNNSAQVFNHDFFFNGLTPTQGAIPASVESALTKSFGSVDKFKEEFTAKAIGQFGSGWAWLVLDKGELKIVTTSNAGCPITDGLKPVLTCDVWEHAYYIDTRNARPKFLENFWKLVNWDVVAKHLA; this is translated from the coding sequence ATGAAACACGAATTAATGAAATTACCATATGCAAGTTTAGCTCCACTTATGTCAGATGAGACTTTAGAGTATCATCACGGAAAGCACCATAACACTTATGTTACAAATTTAAATAACCTAATTGCAGGTACAAAATTTGAAGAAATGAGTCTTGAAGAGATTGTAAAAAATTCTGAAGGTGGATTATTTAATAATTCTGCTCAAGTATTTAACCATGATTTCTTTTTTAATGGATTAACTCCAACTCAAGGTGCAATTCCAGCATCTGTTGAATCAGCTTTAACAAAATCTTTTGGAAGTGTTGATAAATTTAAAGAAGAGTTTACAGCTAAAGCTATCGGACAATTTGGTTCAGGATGGGCTTGGTTAGTTCTTGATAAAGGTGAGTTAAAAATTGTTACAACTTCAAATGCTGGATGTCCAATAACAGATGGTTTAAAACCAGTTTTAACATGTGATGTTTGGGAACATGCATACTATATTGATACAAGAAATGCAAGACCAAAATTTTTAGAAAATTTCTGGAAACTTGTAAACTGGGATGTTGTAGCTAAACATTTAGCATAA
- a CDS encoding mechanosensitive ion channel family protein: MKKHLIEFLRDLGIEPTFLTISISILLIIGITFIVIHLVLHKVILKSINKIDKKKRNFLTSSLLEENLFQRLALLFQGLIVNWQTTIWIEKGYIYETLTVISLVWIYVFGLLAIYSLIDRIFKTLHRKTNTPFFAMQSVIQSIKLIFGIICFIYVISILMDKSPVAILSGLGAMSAVLMLVFKDTILGFTAGLQLSTNKMVEIGDWIEMSKYGADGDVIDIGLNVVKVRNFDKTITTIPTYALVSDSFKNYRGMREAGGRRIKRAIKIDIHSIKFLNEQDIQRLEKANFLAPYLQEKKNEIKNYNESNKFDLSVAMNGRRLTNIGTLRAYILTYLKNHPSINKDMTIMVRQLAPDEYGIPLEIYCFTSTTVWADYENIQSDIFDHIYSVLGEFDIKPYQYG; encoded by the coding sequence ATGAAAAAACATTTAATTGAGTTTCTAAGGGATTTAGGAATTGAACCAACATTTTTAACAATAAGTATCTCAATTTTACTTATTATTGGAATAACTTTTATAGTGATTCATTTAGTTTTACATAAGGTTATTTTAAAATCAATCAATAAAATTGATAAAAAAAAGAGAAATTTTTTAACTTCATCTTTACTTGAAGAAAATTTATTTCAAAGATTGGCTCTTCTTTTTCAAGGATTAATTGTAAATTGGCAAACAACTATTTGGATAGAAAAAGGCTATATTTATGAAACATTAACTGTTATTTCTTTAGTTTGGATATATGTTTTTGGACTTTTAGCTATTTATTCTTTAATTGATAGAATTTTCAAAACACTTCACAGAAAAACTAATACACCTTTTTTTGCAATGCAAAGTGTAATTCAAAGTATAAAACTTATATTTGGAATTATATGTTTTATTTATGTTATATCTATTTTGATGGACAAATCACCAGTTGCAATTTTAAGTGGACTAGGAGCTATGTCCGCTGTTTTAATGTTAGTTTTCAAAGATACAATTTTAGGTTTTACAGCAGGACTTCAACTTTCAACTAATAAAATGGTAGAAATTGGTGATTGGATAGAGATGTCAAAATATGGTGCAGATGGAGATGTTATTGATATTGGATTAAATGTTGTAAAGGTTAGAAATTTTGATAAAACAATTACAACTATTCCAACTTATGCTTTGGTTTCAGATAGCTTTAAAAATTATAGAGGTATGAGAGAAGCAGGTGGAAGAAGAATAAAGAGAGCCATAAAAATTGATATACATAGTATTAAATTTTTAAATGAACAAGATATACAAAGACTTGAAAAAGCAAATTTTTTAGCTCCTTACTTACAAGAGAAAAAAAATGAAATAAAAAATTATAATGAATCAAATAAATTTGATTTAAGTGTTGCAATGAATGGAAGAAGACTTACAAATATTGGAACATTAAGAGCTTATATTTTGACATATCTAAAAAATCATCCAAGTATAAACAAAGATATGACAATAATGGTGCGACAACTAGCTCCAGATGAATATGGAATTCCACTTGAGATATATTGTTTTACTTCTACAACAGTTTGGGCAGATTATGAAAATATACAATCAGATATTTTTGACCATATCTACTCAGTTTTAGGGGAGTTTGATATAAAACCATATCAATATGGTTAA
- a CDS encoding manganese-dependent inorganic pyrophosphatase: MALYTCGHIIPDSDSVCSAISLAYLLNKIGRPATPARQGELNPETKFILDKFGFEAPIIKTSFAGDELFITDYSDLAQAPQDMDKTTVVGIVDHHKLGDITTSAPLECWIRPVGCTNTIVKEMYDYHKVEIPKNIASIMLCAILSDTVIFKSPTSTAIDLQVVRELAKIAGIEDFGALGMEMFKVKSQVLGTPIRELVMRDYKNFDMHGFKVGVGQLEVVDGTVFDTIKDELIADIKRVKDEEKLHTVALLLTDIMKEGSEILVSSDDASIFEKAFNCKLEDGKVWLDGCLSRKKQIIPFLEPAFL; encoded by the coding sequence ATGGCTTTATATACATGTGGACATATTATTCCAGATTCAGACTCTGTTTGTTCAGCTATTTCTTTAGCTTATCTACTAAATAAAATTGGAAGACCAGCAACTCCTGCAAGACAAGGTGAGTTAAATCCAGAGACAAAATTTATTTTAGATAAATTTGGTTTTGAAGCACCAATAATTAAAACTTCATTTGCAGGTGATGAGCTTTTTATAACAGATTATTCAGATTTAGCACAAGCTCCTCAAGATATGGATAAAACAACGGTTGTTGGAATTGTAGATCATCATAAACTTGGAGATATAACTACTTCAGCTCCACTAGAGTGTTGGATTAGACCAGTTGGTTGTACAAATACTATTGTAAAAGAGATGTATGATTATCATAAAGTTGAAATTCCAAAAAATATTGCATCTATTATGTTATGTGCAATTTTAAGCGATACTGTTATTTTCAAATCACCAACATCTACAGCTATTGATCTTCAAGTTGTAAGAGAACTAGCAAAAATTGCTGGAATTGAAGATTTTGGTGCTTTAGGAATGGAAATGTTTAAAGTAAAATCGCAAGTTTTAGGAACACCAATAAGAGAGCTTGTGATGAGAGACTATAAAAACTTTGATATGCATGGATTTAAAGTTGGAGTTGGACAACTTGAAGTTGTAGATGGAACAGTTTTTGATACTATAAAAGATGAGCTTATTGCTGATATTAAAAGAGTAAAAGATGAAGAAAAACTTCACACAGTTGCGCTTCTTTTGACTGATATTATGAAAGAGGGAAGTGAAATTTTAGTAAGTAGTGATGATGCTTCAATATTTGAAAAAGCATTTAATTGCAAACTTGAAGATGGAAAAGTTTGGTTAGATGGTTGCCTTTCAAGAAAAAAACAGATTATTCCTTTTTTAGAACCTGCATTTTTATAA
- a CDS encoding YchJ family protein translates to MKFSVNSICPCGSLKKYKKCCKIFHDDIKNPSNALELMKSRFSAFAFLKSDYIIKTTHKNNSDFSTNIYSWKADIELFSKNTIFEKLDILDFTDNEFESFVTFKASLFQNEEDVSFIEKSRFLKNNNIWLYVDGEFLDTIK, encoded by the coding sequence TTGAAATTTAGTGTAAACTCTATTTGCCCTTGTGGAAGTTTAAAAAAGTATAAAAAATGTTGTAAGATTTTTCATGATGACATAAAAAACCCTTCAAATGCTTTAGAACTTATGAAATCAAGATTTAGTGCTTTTGCTTTTTTAAAAAGTGATTATATTATAAAAACAACTCATAAAAATAACTCTGATTTTTCTACAAATATCTATTCTTGGAAAGCTGATATTGAACTATTTTCCAAAAACACAATTTTTGAAAAACTAGATATTTTGGATTTTACTGATAATGAGTTTGAAAGTTTTGTAACATTTAAAGCAAGTTTATTTCAAAATGAAGAAGATGTATCATTTATAGAAAAAAGTAGATTTTTAAAAAATAATAATATTTGGCTTTATGTAGATGGAGAGTTTTTGGATACTATAAAATAG
- a CDS encoding asparaginase domain-containing protein yields MTKSKITVINTGGTFNKRYNPLTGELEVPKDSLALDEIISYCYNIDFEVLNIISKDSLEMKDYDRELIVQTIKECTNDKVIIIHGTDTIDLTSAYIDEKIKDKNIILTGAMFPISIDKIEATLNFSMAIGFLNSNCENGVYIAMHGSVKNYKKLIKNREIAQFLEK; encoded by the coding sequence ATGACAAAATCTAAAATCACAGTTATAAATACAGGAGGTACCTTTAATAAAAGGTACAATCCTCTAACTGGAGAGCTTGAAGTGCCAAAAGATAGTTTGGCTTTAGATGAGATTATAAGTTACTGCTATAACATAGATTTTGAAGTTTTAAATATAATTTCAAAAGATAGTTTAGAGATGAAAGATTATGATAGAGAATTAATTGTTCAAACAATAAAAGAGTGTACAAATGATAAAGTAATAATAATACATGGTACAGATACTATTGATTTAACATCAGCATATATAGATGAAAAGATAAAAGATAAAAATATAATTTTAACAGGAGCAATGTTTCCTATTTCTATAGATAAAATAGAAGCCACTTTAAACTTCTCAATGGCTATTGGATTTTTAAACTCAAATTGTGAAAATGGAGTTTATATAGCAATGCACGGAAGTGTAAAAAACTACAAAAAACTTATAAAAAATAGAGAAATAGCGCAGTTTTTAGAGAAATAG
- the aspA gene encoding aspartate ammonia-lyase, translated as MEKLHRIEKDFLGEKEIEFDKYYGIQTLRAKENFNITTIGINLFPNFIISLAKVKKACALTNFELGDLTQIQKDAIVQACDKIIAGEFHDQFIVDPIQGGAGTSTNMNTNEVIANIALEILGHPKGSYNIIHPNNHVNMSQSTNDAYPTAIKITLYELIFKLQDSLKILRDAFYGKAVEFKDILKMGRTQLQDAVPMTLGQEFKTYATMIDDDINRLSKAQELLKEVNLGATAIGTGINTKPEYQKLVIKNLQDVTKTDYFMARDMIEATQDTSTFVHISGRFKSIAIKVSKICNDLRLLSSGPRAGLNEINLPPMQPGSSIMPGKVNPVMPEVVNQVAFDVIGADVTISMASEHGQLQLNVFEPIIAYKLFISINMMRRAFESLAEKCIKGITANPEVCMNNVLNSATLVTSLNPILGYEKSSAVAKEALRTGKRVYDILLEEKLFTKEELDELLQPKNMVHNYDKI; from the coding sequence ATGGAAAAACTACACAGAATTGAGAAAGATTTTTTAGGTGAAAAAGAGATAGAGTTTGATAAATATTATGGAATCCAAACTCTAAGAGCAAAAGAGAATTTTAATATTACTACAATTGGAATAAACCTTTTCCCAAATTTTATTATTTCATTAGCAAAAGTAAAAAAAGCTTGTGCCTTGACTAACTTTGAGCTTGGAGATTTAACACAAATCCAAAAAGATGCTATTGTTCAAGCTTGTGACAAGATTATTGCTGGTGAATTTCATGATCAATTTATAGTTGACCCAATTCAAGGAGGAGCTGGTACATCTACAAATATGAATACGAATGAAGTTATTGCAAATATAGCTTTGGAGATTTTGGGACATCCAAAAGGTTCATACAATATTATTCATCCAAATAACCATGTAAATATGAGCCAATCTACAAATGATGCATATCCAACTGCAATTAAAATTACACTTTATGAATTAATTTTTAAACTACAAGATAGCCTTAAAATATTGAGAGATGCTTTTTATGGAAAAGCAGTAGAGTTTAAAGATATTTTAAAAATGGGTAGAACTCAGCTTCAAGATGCAGTTCCAATGACTTTGGGTCAAGAGTTTAAAACTTATGCAACAATGATTGATGATGATATAAATAGACTTTCAAAAGCTCAAGAACTTCTAAAAGAGGTAAATCTTGGTGCAACAGCCATTGGAACAGGAATAAATACAAAACCTGAATATCAAAAACTTGTAATTAAAAATTTACAAGATGTTACAAAAACAGATTATTTTATGGCAAGAGATATGATTGAGGCTACTCAAGATACAAGTACTTTTGTACATATTTCTGGAAGATTTAAATCAATTGCTATAAAAGTATCAAAAATTTGTAACGATTTAAGACTTTTAAGCAGTGGACCTCGTGCAGGTTTAAATGAGATAAATCTTCCTCCAATGCAACCAGGAAGTTCAATTATGCCTGGAAAAGTAAACCCTGTTATGCCAGAAGTTGTAAATCAAGTTGCATTTGATGTAATTGGAGCTGATGTTACAATTTCAATGGCAAGTGAACATGGACAACTTCAACTAAATGTATTTGAGCCAATTATTGCATATAAACTATTCATCTCTATAAATATGATGAGAAGAGCTTTTGAAAGCCTTGCTGAAAAATGTATCAAAGGAATTACTGCAAATCCTGAAGTTTGTATGAATAATGTTTTAAACTCTGCAACTTTAGTAACTTCTTTAAATCCAATTTTAGGATATGAAAAAAGTTCTGCTGTTGCGAAAGAGGCTTTAAGAACTGGAAAAAGAGTTTATGATATTTTACTTGAAGAGAAGTTATTTACAAAAGAGGAGTTGGACGAATTGCTTCAACCAAAAAATATGGTTCATAATTATGACAAAATCTAA
- a CDS encoding 5'-methylthioadenosine/adenosylhomocysteine nucleosidase → MTKLAIMGAMQEEIDPLLEFFKDYKTVEYADNRYYEVNYKGLNIVIAHSKIGKVFASLTASTLIQKFSCDTLLFSGVAGAINPKLNIGDLIVATKLCQHDLDITAFGHPCGFVPGGKVFVDTSKELLEVAKNVAKSENLKVIEGVIATGDQFVHSNERKDFIEKTFQADALEMEGASVAVVCDSLNIPFFILRAISDSANGEANFDFDEFLNSSAKISSNYLVKIVDELIKK, encoded by the coding sequence ATGACTAAATTAGCAATTATGGGAGCTATGCAAGAGGAGATTGATCCTCTTTTAGAGTTCTTTAAAGATTATAAAACTGTTGAGTATGCTGATAATAGATATTATGAAGTAAATTACAAAGGTCTTAATATTGTAATTGCTCATTCAAAAATAGGAAAAGTTTTTGCAAGTTTAACTGCAAGCACTTTAATTCAAAAATTTTCTTGTGATACTCTACTTTTCTCAGGTGTTGCAGGAGCAATAAATCCAAAACTTAATATTGGTGATTTAATAGTTGCTACAAAACTTTGCCAACATGATTTAGATATTACAGCTTTTGGACATCCTTGCGGTTTTGTTCCAGGTGGAAAAGTTTTTGTTGATACTTCAAAAGAGCTTTTAGAAGTTGCAAAAAATGTTGCAAAGAGTGAAAACCTAAAAGTTATTGAAGGAGTTATTGCAACAGGAGATCAATTTGTTCACTCAAATGAGAGAAAAGATTTCATAGAAAAAACTTTTCAAGCTGATGCTTTAGAGATGGAAGGTGCTAGTGTTGCTGTTGTTTGTGATTCTTTAAATATTCCATTTTTTATATTAAGAGCGATAAGTGATAGTGCTAATGGTGAAGCAAATTTTGATTTTGATGAGTTTTTAAATAGTAGTGCAAAAATATCAAGCAACTATTTAGTAAAAATTGTAGATGAGTTAATTAAAAAATAG
- the fabD gene encoding ACP S-malonyltransferase, which produces MKKVAFIFPGQGSQTVGMGRDFFENSDIAKDMVKKASERLNIDFEKLLFEENENLGKTEFTQPAILLVSSIALAVFKEKFKIEPEFVLGHSLGEFSALVAAGAIDYLDAIELVNKRGTFMNEACSGGGAGMMALLGLNDETVETICKEQREAGKKVWPANYNMDGQIVLAGLKADLESLVDTFKTAGAKRALVLDMSVASHCELLQSAVENLKPYLFEFLNDEFLDVVSNVSAEVYNTKDEAIEFLSSQLISPVKYKQSIKAHDSKVDLYIEFGNGAVLKGLNKKSSEKPTLNVSDMKTLNETIEALND; this is translated from the coding sequence ATGAAAAAAGTTGCTTTTATATTCCCTGGACAAGGAAGTCAAACTGTTGGAATGGGAAGAGATTTTTTTGAAAATAGTGATATTGCAAAAGATATGGTAAAAAAAGCGAGTGAAAGATTAAATATAGATTTTGAAAAACTTTTATTTGAAGAGAATGAAAATTTAGGAAAAACAGAGTTTACGCAACCAGCTATTTTACTTGTTAGTTCAATTGCTCTTGCAGTTTTTAAAGAGAAGTTTAAAATTGAACCAGAGTTTGTTTTAGGACACTCGCTTGGTGAATTTTCTGCACTTGTTGCTGCTGGTGCTATTGATTATTTAGATGCAATTGAGCTTGTAAATAAAAGAGGTACTTTTATGAATGAAGCTTGTAGTGGTGGTGGTGCTGGAATGATGGCACTATTAGGTTTAAATGATGAAACAGTTGAAACGATTTGTAAAGAGCAAAGAGAAGCTGGAAAAAAAGTTTGGCCAGCTAATTACAATATGGATGGACAGATAGTTCTTGCAGGTCTAAAAGCAGATTTAGAGTCTTTAGTGGATACATTTAAAACAGCTGGTGCAAAAAGAGCATTAGTTTTAGATATGAGTGTTGCAAGTCATTGTGAACTATTACAAAGTGCAGTTGAAAATCTAAAACCTTACTTATTTGAATTTTTAAATGATGAGTTTTTAGATGTTGTTTCAAATGTAAGTGCTGAAGTTTATAACACAAAAGATGAGGCAATCGAGTTTTTATCTTCTCAATTAATTAGTCCTGTAAAATATAAACAATCAATAAAAGCTCACGATAGCAAAGTTGATTTATATATTGAGTTTGGAAATGGTGCAGTTTTAAAAGGTTTAAATAAAAAAAGTTCAGAAAAACCAACACTAAATGTATCTGATATGAAAACATTAAATGAAACAATAGAGGCTTTAAATGACTAA
- a CDS encoding FKBP-type peptidyl-prolyl cis-trans isomerase, with the protein MSNKVIGIEYTLKDAKTGEQLDTNVGQTPLEFISGKGQIIKGLEDKLVNMSANEEADVLVEAKDGYGEYNEEAVQTLPKEQFAGIELSEGMSLYGQGEHGETIQVVVKSFDDTNVTIDYNHPMAGKTLMFSVAILSLRDATEEEVQSGVVGGFAAMGGGCCGGGGCGTGHDHDDHDHGDSHGGGCGTGGGHGGCGCH; encoded by the coding sequence ATGTCAAATAAAGTAATTGGAATAGAATATACACTAAAAGATGCAAAAACTGGTGAACAGTTAGATACAAATGTAGGACAAACTCCACTAGAGTTTATTTCAGGAAAAGGTCAAATAATAAAAGGTTTAGAAGATAAACTTGTAAATATGTCTGCAAATGAAGAAGCTGATGTTTTAGTTGAAGCTAAAGATGGTTATGGTGAGTATAATGAAGAAGCAGTTCAAACTTTACCAAAAGAGCAATTTGCTGGTATTGAGTTAAGCGAAGGTATGAGTCTTTATGGTCAAGGTGAGCATGGAGAAACTATTCAAGTAGTTGTAAAATCATTTGATGATACAAATGTAACAATAGATTATAATCATCCAATGGCTGGAAAAACTTTAATGTTTTCAGTTGCAATTTTAAGTTTAAGAGATGCAACTGAAGAAGAAGTTCAATCAGGTGTTGTTGGTGGATTTGCTGCTATGGGTGGTGGATGTTGTGGTGGAGGTGGTTGTGGAACTGGACATGACCATGATGACCATGATCATGGAGATAGCCATGGTGGTGGTTGCGGGACTGGTGGTGGACACGGTGGATGTGGTTGTCACTAA
- a CDS encoding tetratricopeptide repeat protein, which yields MKKIIPLLFVITSLTVAEEVSVYGASNQDGSYGLSASEKHILKNQSNISNLSSKLEEINSLVKSINGRLEGLESTYEGDSRKLNDLSLKLNQSSDLASNEQASNVNQSDLNSLKAALTKLTTMVNKINAEYVSSTELEKNMQQFVTREEFEAVKKAMGVKTPQGSAKTTVEPKEKLVDTTSNMSSIELKTADDKIKFMADAKKDYDAKVYNSAIPKFEKLIEINYKPAENNYYLGDMLFKRKKYDQAIVHFKKSAMLNDKASYMPTLLLNSAVSFENTKDKENAKNFYSTLIELYPNSQEAKTAKTNLNKL from the coding sequence ATGAAAAAAATTATACCTTTATTATTCGTAATAACTTCATTAACCGTAGCCGAAGAGGTTTCGGTTTATGGAGCATCTAACCAAGATGGTTCATATGGACTGTCAGCATCTGAAAAACATATACTAAAAAATCAATCAAATATAAGTAATTTATCTTCTAAACTCGAAGAAATTAATAGTTTAGTAAAATCTATTAATGGACGATTAGAGGGCTTAGAGTCTACATATGAAGGTGATTCAAGAAAATTAAATGATTTATCTTTAAAATTAAATCAATCTTCAGATTTAGCTTCTAACGAGCAAGCTTCAAATGTAAATCAATCAGATTTAAATAGTTTAAAAGCAGCTCTTACAAAATTAACAACTATGGTTAATAAAATAAATGCAGAGTATGTTTCATCAACAGAATTAGAAAAAAATATGCAACAATTTGTTACTAGGGAAGAGTTTGAAGCAGTAAAAAAAGCTATGGGAGTTAAAACTCCACAAGGATCTGCTAAAACAACAGTTGAACCAAAAGAAAAACTAGTTGATACGACTTCAAATATGAGTTCTATTGAACTTAAAACTGCAGATGATAAAATAAAATTTATGGCAGATGCCAAAAAAGATTATGATGCAAAAGTTTATAATAGTGCTATTCCAAAGTTTGAAAAACTAATTGAAATAAACTACAAGCCTGCTGAAAACAACTACTATTTAGGTGATATGTTATTTAAAAGAAAGAAATATGATCAAGCTATTGTTCACTTTAAAAAATCAGCAATGCTTAATGATAAAGCTTCATATATGCCAACATTATTACTAAATAGTGCTGTATCATTTGAAAATACAAAGGATAAAGAAAATGCTAAAAACTTTTATAGTACTTTAATAGAACTTTATCCAAATAGTCAAGAAGCTAAAACCGCTAAAACAAATTTAAATAAATTATAA